The following proteins are co-located in the Vanessa atalanta chromosome 11, ilVanAtal1.2, whole genome shotgun sequence genome:
- the LOC125067525 gene encoding uncharacterized protein LOC125067525, whose translation MTNKDDNEDASSDTRLADLLAVHLVTQVLEEACIIVNNAKDSGQPWRYFISSLKKNRNHRWDETYDDELTFVVSKDDSEYENQENTVVTSTPQKIENMITKSRNEASFMGQGDEELEVRGHYDLRKSTSMFINHLFDMSNVEHVIITDTQYVMENRNSRSEQFLIETNKNNMECKQQNFQDQSNTFEVKSEENSSYSFLNDALFTETPKDYDFFKCDYDKTNDNKVLDDVQNSTSKELTCNLNETIGNMDKNDLALYENAYLTMNRDYDQNSEEDEPILQDSKVASLEEIDLITVSASKDNVISHEESTKELKAVSGVSNSGTSSRKGNIVRRCRNQGAKLLSCLSGWLWRKKLFGKRKGPRVCGSVRGLCSLSPDTRRRAASLLDHRNLSTPSPSRSVVWKFNTVNEALVHSSHWKYFDFKMNVNENDEF comes from the exons atGACGAATAAAGAcg ATAATGAAGATGCATCTAGCGATACTCGATTAGCTGATTTATTAGCTGTCCATCTTGTTACCCAGGTTTTAGAAGAGGCCtgtattatagtaaataatgcTAAAGATTCTG GTCAGCCATGGAGATATTTTATATCAAGTctgaaaaaaaatcgaaacCATCGGTGGGATGAGACTTACGATGATGAACTAACTTTTGTTGTTTCAAAAGATGACAGTGAGTACGAGAATCAAGAAAATACTGTCGTTACTTCGACACCTCAAAAGATAGAAA ATATGATCACAAAATCTAGAAACGAAGCTAGTTTTATGGGTCAAGGTGATGAAGAGTTGGAAGTG agagGCCATTATGATTTGCGTAAATCCACATCAATGTTTATAAACCATCTATTTGACATGAGTAATGTCGAGCATGTAATTATTACCGATACACAATATGTCATGGAAAACAGAAATAGTAGGTCTgaacaatttttaatagaaactaataaaaataatatggaatGCAAACAACAAAACTTTCAAGATCAATCAAATACTTTCGAAGTGAAGAGTGAAGAAAATTCAAGTTACTCGTTTTTAAACGATGCTCTTTTCACTGAAACCCCTAAagattacgatttttttaaatgtgattaTGACAAAACTAATGATAACAAAGTACTGGATGATGTCCAAAATTCTACAAGTAAAGAATTGACG TGCAATCTAAATGAAACTATAGGAAATATGGATAAAAATGATCTCGCATTGTACGAAAATGCATACTTAACCATGAATC GTGATTATGATCAAAATTCAGAAGAGGACGAGCCTATCTTACAAGATTCGAAGGTAGCTTCTTTGGAGGAAATAGATTTAATAACTGTCAGCGCTTCTAAAGACAACGTTATTAGTCATGAg GAATCAACAAAGGAATTAAAGGCTGTATCTGGTGTATCGAATAGCGGTACTAGTTCTCGAAAGGGTAATATTGTGCGCCGCTGTCGAAATCAGGGAGCGAAACTTTTATCATGCTTAAGTGGATGGCTATGGCGTAAAAAACTGTTTGGAAAACgcaaa GGACCTCGTGTCTGCGGTTCGGTTCGAGGTCTATGTTCTCTTTCGCCCGATACTCGTCGTCGAGCGGCTAGTCTTCTTGACCACCGAAATTTAAGCACACCTTCCCCTTCAAGATCAGTCGTTTGGAAATTTAATACTGTCAACGAAGCTCTTGTTCATTCTTCTCATTGGAAATATTTTGACTTCAAGATGAATGTCAACGAAAACGatgaattttga
- the LOC125067290 gene encoding myosin light chain 1 isoform X1, whose translation MSDLSKNEVERASFAFSIYDFDGSGKVDAFNLGDILRALNSNPTLATIEKLGGTKKKGEKMLSLEEFLPIYSQCKKDKDQGCYEDFLECLKLYDKNENGLMLGAELTHTLLALGEKLEDSEVAEITKDCMDPEDDDGMIPYASFLKKMVAGWQGSQAKPAAAPAAAEAAPAEG comes from the exons ATG AGCGACCTCAGCAAGAACGAAGTTGAAA ggGCATCTTTCGCCTTCTCCATCTACGACTTCGATGGCAGCGGCAAAGTCGATGCCTTCAACCTTGGTGACATCCTGAGGGCACTCAACTCTAACCCCACATTGGCTACCATTGAAAAGCTCGGAGGCACCAAGAAGAAGGGCGAGAAAATGCTTTCG CTCGAAGAGTTCCTTCCCATCTACAGCCAATGCAAGAAAGACAAAGACCAAGGTTGCTATGAGGACTTCTTGGAATGTCTGAAGCTGTACGACAAGAACGAAAATGGCCTTATGCTTGGCGCTGAGCTCACACACACGCTTCTTGCCTTAG gTGAGAAGCTTGAGGACAGTGAAGTCGCAGAAATCACAAAGGACTGCATGGACCCTGAAGATGATGACGGCATGATCCCATACGCAT CTTTCCTCAAAAAAATGGTTGCGGGTTGGCAGGGCTCTCAAGCAAAGCCGGCGGCAGCGCCGGCGGCTGCGGAGGCGGCGCCCGCAGAGGGTTAA
- the LOC125067290 gene encoding myosin light chain alkali isoform X2, which produces MSDLSKNEVERASFAFSIYDFDGSGKVDAFNLGDILRALNSNPTLATIEKLGGTKKKGEKMLSLEEFLPIYSQCKKDKDQGCYEDFLECLKLYDKNENGLMLGAELTHTLLALGEKLEDSEVAEITKDCMDPEDDDGMIPYASFLKKVMA; this is translated from the exons ATG AGCGACCTCAGCAAGAACGAAGTTGAAA ggGCATCTTTCGCCTTCTCCATCTACGACTTCGATGGCAGCGGCAAAGTCGATGCCTTCAACCTTGGTGACATCCTGAGGGCACTCAACTCTAACCCCACATTGGCTACCATTGAAAAGCTCGGAGGCACCAAGAAGAAGGGCGAGAAAATGCTTTCG CTCGAAGAGTTCCTTCCCATCTACAGCCAATGCAAGAAAGACAAAGACCAAGGTTGCTATGAGGACTTCTTGGAATGTCTGAAGCTGTACGACAAGAACGAAAATGGCCTTATGCTTGGCGCTGAGCTCACACACACGCTTCTTGCCTTAG gTGAGAAGCTTGAGGACAGTGAAGTCGCAGAAATCACAAAGGACTGCATGGACCCTGAAGATGATGACGGCATGATCCCATACGCAT CATTCCTGAAGAAGGTGATGGCGTAG